The following proteins come from a genomic window of Megalobrama amblycephala isolate DHTTF-2021 linkage group LG1, ASM1881202v1, whole genome shotgun sequence:
- the LOC125266541 gene encoding tripartite motif-containing protein 16-like — translation MAEARISQDEFTCPVCLDLLKDPVAIPCGHSYCKSCITDCWDQEDEKRVYSCPQCRQTFSPRPALAKNTILAEMVEKLKKTKLAADCYAGAGDVQCDVCTGRKYKAVKSCLVCLESFCQTHYDRHEEYHSRKPHKVIDATGRLQDMICPKHDKELEMYCITDQQCICVWCKEPELKNHNTVSTAAQRTEKQKQLKETQIKIRQRIQQRQKDLQQLREAVESHKRSAQTAVEDSEKIFTELIRSIERSRSEVTQLIRDQEKDAVSRAEGRLERLEQEINDLRRRDTELEQLSHTHDHIHFLQSFQSLSAPPESTDEPDDPFSSLSSFDGMRESVRQLRDKLEDFCKEEIKKISDRVTFPNMNPKTRNNFLQYSHQLTLDLNTVNKRLRLSERNRVITDTDTKQSYPDHPDRFDVWYQVLCRESVCGRCYWEIEWSGRVYISVSYKSISRKGGGLECVFGYNDQSWSLNCSSSSYSFYHNKIKTDLPVKSISSRIGVYVDHSAGTLSFYSVSDTMSLIHTVQTTFTQPLYPGFYVYTGSSVKLC, via the exons atggcagaagccagaATTTCACAGGATGAGTTCACGTGtccagtgtgtctggatctcctgaaggatccagtggccattccctgtggacacagttactgtaagagCTGTATTACAGActgctgggatcaggaggatgagaagagagtctacagctgtcctcagtgcagacagaccttcagtccaagacctgctttagctaaaaacaccattctggctgaaatggtggagaaactgaagaagactAAACTTGCTGCTGACTGttacgctggagctggagacgtgcagtgtgacgtctgtactggaagaaaatacaaagccgtcaagtcctgtctggtgtgtctgGAGTCTTTCTGTCAAACTCATTATGACCGTCATGAGGAATATCACTCTCGTAAACCACACAAAGTGATTGAtgccactggacgactgcaggacATGATCTGCCCTAAACACGATAAAGAGCTAGAAATGTACTGTATCACTGATCAACAGTGCATCTGTGTGTGGTGTAAGGAGCCTGAACTTAAAAACCACAACACTGTATCAActgcagcacagaggacagagaaacag AAACAGCTGAAGGAGACGCAGATAAAGATCCGTCAGAGAATCCAGCAGAGAcagaaagatcttcagcagctgagagaggctgtggagtctcataag cgctctgcacagacagcagtggaggacagtgagaagaTCTTTactgagctcatccgctccattgagagaagccGCTCTGAGGTCACAcagctgatcagagatcaggaaaaggatgcagtgagtcgagctgaaggacgactggagcgactggagcaggagatcaatgatctgaggaggagagacactgagctggagcagctttcacacacacatgatcacatccatttcctgcag agtttccagtctctctcagcaCCTCCTGAATCTACAGATGAACCTGACGAtcccttcagttctctctcctcttttgatGGCATGAGAGAATCTGTCCGTCAActgagagacaaactggaggatttctgcaaagaggagaTCAAGAAGATCTCTGACAGAG TCACATTCCCCAACATGAATCCCAAGACCAGGAATAACTTCCTACAGT attcccatcagctcactctggatctgaacactgTGAATAAACGCCTccgtctgtctgagaggaacagagTGATTACTGACACTGACACAAAGcagtcgtatcctgatcatccagacagatttgatgttTGGTATCaagtgttgtgtagagagagtgtgtgtggacgctgttactgggagattgagtggagtggacGTGTGTATAtctcagtgtcatataagagcatcagcaggaagggaggGGGTcttgagtgtgtgtttggatataatgatcagtcctggagtttgaacTGCTCTTCCTCCAGTTACTCATTCTATCACAATAAGATAAAGACTGATCTCCCTGTAAAGTCTATCAGCtctagaataggagtgtatgtggatcacagtgcaggaactctgtccttctacagcgtctctgacacaatgagcctcatccacacagtccagaccacattcactcagccgctctatcctgggttttaTGTTTATActggatcatcagtgaaactgtgttga
- the LOC125266551 gene encoding protein SCO1 homolog, mitochondrial, with the protein MMLTVSTMRLTAVLSLKSLRCQLFRSACVSKRYNAQSLCSVSRSTQSQTNTLFRTCRTAPCVSLLNIRTLSTLPPPPSSSRNKSNNRKTGPVTWKSLAITFALGGGLLLGMKYFKREKEEKIEKERTKSMGKPALGGPFSLVDHNNKPTKSEDFLGQWLLIYFGFTHCPDICPDELEKMIEVVDEIDRIKTLPDLTPLLITIDPDRDTPEAMAAYVKEFSPKLIGLTGTTAQVEQASRAYRVYYSQGPKDEDNDYIVDHTIIMYLVGPDGQFLEYFGQNKKSTEISSSIASYMRKYKHEK; encoded by the exons ATGATGTTAACTGTTAGCACTATGAGGTTAACAGCAGTTTTGAGTTTGAAGAGTTTAAGATGTCAGCTGTTTAGATCAGCCTGTGTCAGTAAACGTTATAATGCTCAGAGTCTCTGCAGTGTCTCCAGATCAACACAGTCACAGACCAACACACTG TTTCGGACGTGTAGGACAGCGCCATGTGTGTCCCTTCTGAACATACGGACACTGTCCACTCTACCTCCACCTCCATCATCTAGCAGAAACAAATCCAACAACCGGAAGACTGGT CCAGTTACATGGAAATCTCTTGCTATCACATTTGCGCTGGGAGGAGGTCTTCTTCTAGGGATGAAATACTtcaagagagaaaaagaggaaa AGATTGAGAAGGAAAGAACAAAGTCGATGGGAAAACCAGCTCTTGGAGGTCCATTCTCACTTGTCGACCACAACAATAAACCCACAAAGAGTGAAGATTTCCTCGGCCAGTGGCTGCTGATATATTTCGGTTTCACACACTGTCCAGACATCTGTCCGGATGAACTGGAGAAAATGATTGAAGTCGTAGATGAGATTG ATAGAATAAAAACCCTTCCAGACTTAACACCACTTCTCATCACCATTGACCCTGATAGAGACACACCAGAAGCAATGGCAGCATATGTCAAAG AGTTTTCCCCCAAGCTTATCGGTCTGACAGGCACAACTGCCCAGGTTGAGCAAGCATCCAGAGCCTACAGAGTGTATTACAGCCAGGGCCCAAAAGATGAAGACAACGACTACATT GTCGATCACACCATCATAATGTACCTGGTGGGACCTGATGGCCAGTTTCTTGAATATTTTGGACAGAATAAGAAATCCACTGAGATCTCATCATCCATTGCATCCTACATGAGAAAGtacaaacatgaaaaatga